Within Psychrobacter sp. AH5, the genomic segment ACGTTGCCGACCCCTTTACTAGTAATACCTAATTGTTTCGCGGCACCGTAGGATAAGTCCATCACGCGCTTACCATGAAAAGGACCACGATCATTTACTTTGACCACAACACTCTTACCATTCGTTTTGTTTGTAACTTTAACATAGCAGTTCAACGGCAAAGAGCGATGAGCAGCTGTTAAGGCATTCATGTCAAAGGTCTCACCACTAGCGGTTTTGCGACCATGGAACTTACGACCATACCATGAGGCTAGACCGGTTTGCTTAAACTTGCCGACTGAGTTAGAAGCCACTGCAGTCAGACGCTCAAGCACATCTTCATCATTGCTAACTTGTGAGGTATCAGTCGCTAACAATGAGCTATTGAGCGCTAATGAGGTAGGCTGACGGGCTGATTTTACTAAACTTGATGCGCTGTCATGCTGACGAGTTAACTCGCCTAAGACGCGATCAATATGAGAAGTGTTATCTTGTGACAATGCTGCTAATGAAGCATTTGTTTCGACGGCCTGCGCGTTGGACACTACTGCAGAGCCTGTAAATAAAACCACTGACATTGTAATCAAACCAGATAAACGCTTATTCATATATAACTCTCCAACATATACCCCAAAACTTAGTAGTAAAAATCTTTACCAATTATTTTCGCTGTTATTATATTTTTACAGCCATCAAAAAATAATCTTGTAAATACTAAGTTAGAGTAACTTTGTTTTTTAACCATTAGATAACAAATCATATAACCAGCAACGCACTATACGGACAAGCTATGACTTCATTATATACTTATGAAAAGTTGCTTAGCAGCTCTGTATAAGTTATGTACTAAAATAAGATTTAAACAGACTAACGCAATTAAATGTTAATAACAAGGAGAAAAACCTTACAGTATTATGTATATTATAATATAAATTAAGTATATCTAATTTATGACTGCTTTTATATTACTATTATTTCACAATGATATTATAAAAAAGTTATAAATAATAACTAAATATTCTACTGTTGTGCAGGGCTTATCTTAATTTGAAAGCAGTTTATACCGCTCTATGAGTATGAATAGACATCAATAAACCAAAGCCTGCCATCAAAGTTACGATAGCCGTGCCACCATAGCTGATAAAGGGTAGAGGGACTCCAACTACTGGCAAGATACCTCCTACCATGCCGACATTCACAAAAACATAGACAAAAAACGACATAGCAATAGCACCTGCTAATAGTCGACTATAAGTATCTGGATGGGTAAAAGCGATGAATAAAGCGCGGCTTAATAAACAGGCGTAAATAAACATCAATAAAATAACTCCTACCAAGCCAAACTCTTCTGAAAAAGCGGCAATAATAAAGTCGGTATGACCTTCTGGCAAAAAATGCAAATGCGATTGGGTGCCATCTAAATAACCTTTGCCTGTCATACCACCAGAGCCAATAGCAGTTTTTGATTGAATGATATTCCATCCAGCTCCTTGAGCATCAGCGTCAGGATTGAGTAAAGTTAATACTCGAGTACGCTGATAATCATGCAATAAAAAATGCCACGCAAAAGTCACTAAAGGTATAGACAAAGCGACCGCGCCGCCAATCCACCACCAAGACAGCCCCGCTAAAAACAACACAAAAATACCACTAGCGGCTACTAGTATTGAGGTGCCCAAATCAGGCTCTTTGGCGATGAGTAGCACCGGTATAATGATAAGTCCTAAGGTGCCAGCTATACTCATAAAAGAAGGAGGCAACTCACGCCTAGCTAAAAACCAAGCGCACATCATAGGCATACCTAGTTTCATAAACTCTGAGGGCTGCACGCTACCAAACCCTGGCAGATTTATCCAGCGCTGGGCGCCCATACGCACCTCGCCGATAAGATCAACTAGTACTAATAAAAACAAGCCTAAGACATAAAATATAGGCGTAAAGCTGCGATAAACACTGGGCGGAATTTGCGCCATAGTTATCATCACTATAAAGGCCACCACATAACTGACCATTTGGCGGATGACCATATCGACATTTTGTGTAGAAGCGCTATAAAGAATGGTCAAGCCAATACAGCACACTGCTAATAATAATAAAGTTAACCAAGGGTCAATATGAACACGTTGCCAAATATTGGGCTCATGTCTTTGCCCAAAGTGATGGCTTTGGCGGGAAAAGCGATATTGTAAATTAGATGACATAGAGTAAGTCGACTACTAAATAAGTAAAAAAGGGGAGTATATAAGACAAAATTTACAGCGGCTAATTATAAACGGCTAGCAAAAGTCACCTGATTATAAAAATTATGATGATAAATGTTAAACAGACCATTATTGACGATTATCGAAGGCAATAGTTTAGCTTGCTTAGTTAAAATTTGATAGTATCCATAATCTATACTATAGCAATAGTGCCAATAGCAGCGGCTAAGTATCTCGACTTAGCAGTATCGACCAGATGACTGTTAACTAGTGCTGCAACTGTTTTGAATACAGCATTAGTCATTAAGTGGTTTTGAGCCAATAGTACTAATAAGAGTTTTGAGCTAATCGTTCTAATAAAAGTTTTGGGTGGTAATTATTACATATGAACAATACAAAAAATAATGATGATAATGGCATCCATAACCATCACCGCTATCTAGATCAGTCCTATCTGAAAACCGCTAAATCCAATAAAACTACAGCTACCACCATAGCGACTATTGGGCAGCTGACCCTAGCAGCGATAGTTTGCGCTAGTAGTTTGCAAGCGCATGCCGCTATTTTAAATGATAGCAGCGAGCGCCGTATTCAAGTACGTCAAGGCAGCGCTAATCCTCAAGTCTATATTGCTCCTGCTAGTAATCCTACTAATAGCAACTATGCTATTAGCGGTGATAGTCTCCAAGGTTTAATAGAACAAAAAAGTCGTCAATACCATTTTGATGCTCAGCTCTCTATTGAAGAGAGTAAAAGACTTAGCACTACTAGGCGCGCGCCAAGTTATAATACCACCTACAATACTCAATATATTAACGATGAGTATTACGGTAATAGCGCGGCTGACTTCCAGCTTTGGTTAAGCAATAATCGTTTTCGTGCACAGGAAGTTGCCAATTATCAACGTTACTTGAGCTCGCGGCTCGGCGCACAAAACGTCCCGCCACTTGAGCAACTACTAACCACAGCTCGTAGCTGGAACCGCTGTGGCTACGAGCCTTTTCAGCTACCTCCGCAAGAGTTATGGGCAAATATTGTACCGACCTTACGCTTATATAGTCAGTTAAAAACTCAAGGTATTTTGCCAAGAAGTACTGAGATTCGCTCTGTATATCGTAGTCCTAATTTAAACGATTGTGCTGGCGGCGCTGATAATAGCAAACACATGACCGCTGGCGCGATGGACATCTGGGTGCCTGAATATGATGGCGACTTGTGGCAGCTTAGTCGTATGCAAGATAGTTTATGCCAATTTTGGCAATACCAAGGCCAGTCTATGGATTTTGGCTTAGGGTTATACTCGACAGGAGCGATTCATCTAGATACTCAAGGCTACCGAAAATGGGGCTTTAATAACACTAGTAGCAGCTTTGCTTGCCGGTATTAGTATATGACTAGCTTATTATCTATTGTCTATTATTTGAGATATCGAGTATAAATACCGGCTATGCAAAATCTGAAAAAAACGAACCATTGGCTTTATCAGCGTCATAGCGATAACGACATTGATAGAGCTAGGTTAATAAAAAAACCATTAGCGGCACTGATAATAATGCTAGGCGGGATGAGTATTAGTGGCTGTGAGCCTGCTGATGATGTCGAAAACAATAGCTCGATTATAGCCTCTGAGCAAAGAGCACAAAACCTAAAAGTAAGCGCAGATATAGAAGATAAGATTATCAATTCTTACGCTCGCGTGGCATCCAAGCATGCCCATATCTGCCCAAAGCTCATTCAAAAACAACTAGACAATAGCGTTATTGAGCGCACAGCTGAGGTGATGATAAAAGACAGCTGTGATTATTTCTTATATCCTAAGATTGGTGAGCAGATAGCTGTCAGCCTCGATAATGATCAAATCGAGGCTTTATTAATTACTCCCAGAACTTATAACTTTGCTAACGGCGGTTATGAAGTTACCTCCTACGATAAGCACGTCATCCGCTTGGCCTATAACGGCGCTGGTTATAAGCCTGAGAATTTTCGTTATGATGTGGCTATTACCATAGAGTAGCTACTACCATAAATGAATACACCATAAAAAACTAATAGGCGCTGTATTTATCATCATTTACTACTCTCTTTAATACGGTTATTTAGCTGTGGATCATCTGCGCCTACAGTGACGATCAAAAACTTATTGGGATCTAAAGTTTGACGCAAAGTCTCATTAACCTCTGATAACTCAACTTTATCGATACGGCTGATATAGTCGCTTAAGTAGCTATCGGGTAGTTGATAAAAATTCATCATGCCAAGCAGCCCATTAATCCCCGCATTACTAGCAAAACCCATCGGAAAGCTGTTTTTTAAATTATCAGTCGTCAAGCGCATCTCAGCGCTAGTAATGCCTTTATCCAAAGTCTCATTGATAACCTCTAAGCTTGCGTCAATAGCGGCGCGAGTTTTATCGGTGCGAGTCGAAAATCCAATCTTATAAGGCCCACGCGCTAGCATTGGATTCATTGAGCCTGAGATACCATAAGTATAGCCCAAGTTTTGGCGAATCTGAGTCATTAGCCTAGCATTAAAATTCCCACCAGCTAATACCTCGTTACCTACGGTAAAACTCGTTTGTTGCTGCTGAGCGATAGGATCGGTAGCGCGCTTACTGCCAAGTTGCCCCATTAGTACCGTAGTTTGACTACTAGGAAAGTCGATATGAATATGCTTTGCTTGAGTTAAAGCTTTAGGCTCAGGTAACTGCGCGGCTGCTTGTCCTTTTGGTAGATCCTCTGTGATAGCGTTCGCTAGCTTCTTTGCCTCAGCCAGTGTCAAATTACCCGTCATCGCCACCGAAGCATTTGCCGCCACTAAGTAGCGGTTTTTGAAAGCGAGTAAATCCTTTTGGCTAAGAGTAGGCACAGTATCGAGAGTACCGGATGCTGGGTGAGCATAAGGATGGTCACCATATAAGGCATTATTAAAAGCAAGACTGGCAAGGCTACCAGGATCTTGTTTTTGCTGCTGCAGACCGACTAGTAGCCGAGCCTTATTGCGCGCCAAAATCTGCTCATCAAAGCTAGGCTCGGTTAGTATTTGAGTCATTAAATCGATAGCGGGCAATAAATGCTCATCATCGGATAAGCTTCTTAGTGAGACGATAAACATATCTTTATAAGCGCTACTGTTTAGATGAATTCCTAAAGTTTCAACGGCGCGAGTAAAGGCATCTTCATCCAAGCTTTTAGAGCCTTGAGTCAGCATTGTCGCTGTCATATTGGCAATCCCAAAACCTTGCTTACGGATATCGCCATCACGGGCGCTACCAGCGTTGAAGCGCAAGTCGATATCGACGATAGGTAGGGCATCGCTGCGTACAAAGGAGACCGGCACTCCATTGCTAGTAGTGAAGTGCTCAATATCAGGCACAGTCACTTTTAAGGGAGCAACGTTATCAAGGCTAGTGAGTGTCGATAAAGCAGCAATAGGCGCGCTGCTATCTACATCTGCTGCTGAGCCTCTGTACTCCTCAGCCATACTAGTATCCGCTAACGCAGGATTGGCTAATACCAATAGTCCCAACAGCAAGCTACGGGTTAAAGTGGCGACTAAAGGGTTTTTATTAGCTGGTACTGTCATTGTCTTAGCATCTAGCAAGGGTTTATTTTTCATAACTGGTTTCTTATTAATGGTTTTTTTATCAATGGTTTTGTTATTAATAGGTATACTGGGGTCAATGACTGTTTTTGGCTGCTTTATCAGTATTAGTATTATCTGTGCTGTTAGGCGGCACAATATGCATAACCGTTAGATTGTCCTTGACTAGATATTTTTTGCTAGCGGCGTGGATATCTGCCACAGAGATCTCATCGAGCTTCGCCGGCAGAGTAGCCACTATTCGATCATCAATACCGATGGTCTGTAGCGAACCTATCATCCTCGCTTGACCGGCCATACTATCTTGCGCGTAGACTAGCCCCGTCACGGTATTGGTTTTAGCGCGAGCGATCTCATCGGCATCGATAGGGTCAGTAGCAAGCTTGTCAATCTCAGCCGTAATAGCTTGCTGCGCTTCATCTAAGCTTACACCTTCACGCGGAGTGGCTTGAATAAGAAACAAACCATCACCGCGATCAAATAAATCATAAGAAGTGCCGACGCTAGTGAGCAGGTTTTGTTCGCGTATTAAGCGCTTCTCAAGCCTAGCTGACAAGCCGCCATCCAATACATCTTGCGCTAAAGATAAAGCGTAAGCTTGGTTTTCA encodes:
- a CDS encoding D-Ala-D-Ala carboxypeptidase family metallohydrolase, translated to MNNTKNNDDNGIHNHHRYLDQSYLKTAKSNKTTATTIATIGQLTLAAIVCASSLQAHAAILNDSSERRIQVRQGSANPQVYIAPASNPTNSNYAISGDSLQGLIEQKSRQYHFDAQLSIEESKRLSTTRRAPSYNTTYNTQYINDEYYGNSAADFQLWLSNNRFRAQEVANYQRYLSSRLGAQNVPPLEQLLTTARSWNRCGYEPFQLPPQELWANIVPTLRLYSQLKTQGILPRSTEIRSVYRSPNLNDCAGGADNSKHMTAGAMDIWVPEYDGDLWQLSRMQDSLCQFWQYQGQSMDFGLGLYSTGAIHLDTQGYRKWGFNNTSSSFACRY
- a CDS encoding pitrilysin family protein yields the protein MKNKPLLDAKTMTVPANKNPLVATLTRSLLLGLLVLANPALADTSMAEEYRGSAADVDSSAPIAALSTLTSLDNVAPLKVTVPDIEHFTTSNGVPVSFVRSDALPIVDIDLRFNAGSARDGDIRKQGFGIANMTATMLTQGSKSLDEDAFTRAVETLGIHLNSSAYKDMFIVSLRSLSDDEHLLPAIDLMTQILTEPSFDEQILARNKARLLVGLQQQKQDPGSLASLAFNNALYGDHPYAHPASGTLDTVPTLSQKDLLAFKNRYLVAANASVAMTGNLTLAEAKKLANAITEDLPKGQAAAQLPEPKALTQAKHIHIDFPSSQTTVLMGQLGSKRATDPIAQQQQTSFTVGNEVLAGGNFNARLMTQIRQNLGYTYGISGSMNPMLARGPYKIGFSTRTDKTRAAIDASLEVINETLDKGITSAEMRLTTDNLKNSFPMGFASNAGINGLLGMMNFYQLPDSYLSDYISRIDKVELSEVNETLRQTLDPNKFLIVTVGADDPQLNNRIKESSK
- the rodA gene encoding rod shape-determining protein RodA, producing MSSNLQYRFSRQSHHFGQRHEPNIWQRVHIDPWLTLLLLAVCCIGLTILYSASTQNVDMVIRQMVSYVVAFIVMITMAQIPPSVYRSFTPIFYVLGLFLLVLVDLIGEVRMGAQRWINLPGFGSVQPSEFMKLGMPMMCAWFLARRELPPSFMSIAGTLGLIIIPVLLIAKEPDLGTSILVAASGIFVLFLAGLSWWWIGGAVALSIPLVTFAWHFLLHDYQRTRVLTLLNPDADAQGAGWNIIQSKTAIGSGGMTGKGYLDGTQSHLHFLPEGHTDFIIAAFSEEFGLVGVILLMFIYACLLSRALFIAFTHPDTYSRLLAGAIAMSFFVYVFVNVGMVGGILPVVGVPLPFISYGGTAIVTLMAGFGLLMSIHTHRAV